Proteins from a single region of Scytonema millei VB511283:
- a CDS encoding efflux RND transporter permease subunit yields the protein MLLSIANTFIKRPILTTVCTVLILLIGGICIPLLPLDKLPEMALKQVTVTANYLGSDAKTSEENVTTVLERQINGTERVVYMSSQTTNNGDTSINISFPTEMDRNTAQVLVQNNVAVSQAELPEEVNRTGVITQKQSPTITIAYAFYADKDKNDRFTYNPVFVSNYVDRQILDEIKRIEGVGNAVILGERKYAMRIWLDPDALAARQLTAQDAIDAISEQNIQVGAGKIGQQPTPSEQRYEFALRAAGRFTTPEEAENTVVKVGADGTLIRIKDVGRAEIGAQDYSTNAMFDGAPAVGLLVYQLPGTNAWNTAKLVKEKMAELEQNFPPGLKAEVALDNTLFVAASLDEAFKTLIDAIALVFLVIFIFLQDWRTTIVPAIAIPVSLVGAMALAFVLGFSLNQLTLFGIILATGLVVDDGIVVVEAISAKLAQGMKPLQAALDAMGELTGAVVATSVVLMAVFIPVTFFPGTTGIVYKQFALVIAFSIAISTFNALSFSPSMSAIILRRQEEVHGPLGVLFRWFNQVFDWFKAGYTKTVEFLIRIRLLVIPVFIAGLIATGWIYQTTPQGFIPEEDQGYLFAIVEAPAGVSLNYSAELLTRITEEVMLPLPEVEHAFGTAGYGFEGNASNKTLLFVKLKHWEERPGADKSVFGVLQKVNQGLQAKVPEARAIAVNAPPVDGLGSTGGFELYIQNKAALPMEALIDNTQKAIAAAQKRPELAGVFTQFTFGTPMMQISIDRSQAKAQNIEINDIFNTLQTYLGARYINQYVLGGRLYRVYAQAEGTVRSNPEDISRLYVRSQDNNLVRLSNVVNLTRLNYPPIVSHYNAYPAIKIQGAAAPGYSTGQAMQAMEEVAQEVLQPGFGYAWTGTAFQEKSSGGAAPIIFGLAFVMVFLVLAAQYESYVDPTIIMITVPLAILGAIGAVVLRANIFQAGGVWPVVNNNIYAQVALVMLIGLASKNAILIVEFANQSLETGMDITQAAVRAAKERLRPILMTAFAGLVGFWPLVIAKGAGAMSRWSLGTALFGGYLISTILSLFLVPVLYVTIKKLEERFLKPGKSGTPSESEQFPQPPIQDEREQALPNFQASSQHE from the coding sequence ATGCTGTTGAGTATTGCTAACACTTTCATCAAAAGACCGATTTTAACTACAGTTTGCACTGTACTGATTCTCTTGATTGGCGGAATTTGTATTCCCCTACTTCCCTTAGATAAGCTACCCGAAATGGCTCTAAAGCAGGTGACTGTAACTGCTAACTATCTGGGTAGTGATGCCAAAACCTCTGAAGAAAACGTCACCACTGTTCTGGAGCGGCAAATCAATGGCACAGAGCGGGTCGTATATATGTCCTCTCAAACGACGAATAATGGTGATACGAGTATCAACATTTCTTTCCCAACGGAAATGGACAGGAACACCGCTCAAGTTCTTGTCCAAAATAATGTTGCCGTTTCTCAAGCCGAGTTACCTGAAGAGGTGAACCGAACTGGTGTCATCACCCAAAAACAATCTCCCACGATTACGATCGCTTATGCCTTTTATGCTGATAAGGATAAGAACGATCGATTCACATACAATCCTGTTTTCGTGAGTAACTATGTCGATCGCCAAATTCTCGATGAAATCAAGCGGATCGAGGGGGTGGGGAACGCCGTAATTCTGGGAGAGCGGAAGTATGCCATGCGGATCTGGCTCGATCCCGATGCCCTTGCCGCTAGACAATTGACAGCTCAGGATGCGATCGATGCCATTTCAGAACAGAATATTCAGGTAGGAGCAGGCAAAATTGGTCAGCAGCCCACTCCCTCCGAGCAACGTTACGAATTTGCCCTGAGAGCAGCTGGTCGATTCACGACTCCCGAAGAAGCTGAAAATACAGTGGTGAAAGTAGGTGCGGATGGCACGCTGATCAGAATTAAAGATGTGGGTCGAGCGGAAATAGGGGCGCAAGATTATAGTACCAACGCAATGTTCGATGGCGCGCCAGCAGTCGGGCTTTTAGTCTACCAACTTCCCGGTACAAACGCCTGGAACACGGCTAAGTTGGTCAAAGAAAAAATGGCGGAGCTAGAACAGAATTTTCCGCCTGGATTGAAAGCGGAAGTTGCCTTAGATAATACTTTATTTGTGGCAGCTTCCCTTGACGAAGCCTTCAAAACCCTGATCGATGCGATCGCGTTGGTGTTCTTAGTCATCTTTATCTTTTTGCAGGACTGGCGCACCACCATCGTTCCTGCTATTGCCATTCCAGTTTCGCTAGTTGGGGCAATGGCTTTGGCATTTGTATTAGGATTTAGTCTCAATCAACTGACTTTGTTTGGCATCATCTTGGCAACTGGTCTTGTGGTAGATGATGGAATTGTGGTGGTGGAAGCAATATCTGCAAAGTTAGCTCAAGGAATGAAACCACTGCAAGCAGCCCTAGATGCTATGGGGGAACTGACAGGGGCGGTTGTCGCGACATCAGTTGTACTCATGGCGGTGTTTATTCCCGTGACTTTCTTCCCTGGGACGACAGGAATTGTCTACAAGCAATTTGCGCTGGTTATTGCTTTCTCGATCGCCATTTCTACGTTTAATGCCCTGAGCTTCTCTCCTAGTATGTCAGCTATTATCCTACGCAGGCAGGAAGAAGTACACGGACCTTTGGGAGTGTTGTTTCGCTGGTTTAATCAGGTTTTCGACTGGTTCAAGGCAGGATATACCAAGACAGTAGAATTTCTGATTCGGATTCGGCTGCTTGTCATTCCTGTTTTTATTGCCGGATTGATCGCGACGGGTTGGATCTATCAGACGACTCCCCAAGGATTTATCCCTGAAGAGGATCAGGGCTATTTGTTTGCGATCGTCGAAGCTCCAGCGGGGGTTTCTTTAAACTACAGTGCCGAGCTACTGACGCGGATTACTGAAGAAGTGATGCTGCCCTTACCCGAAGTCGAACACGCATTTGGTACTGCTGGCTATGGGTTTGAAGGAAATGCTAGTAACAAGACACTGCTATTTGTCAAGTTGAAACACTGGGAGGAGCGTCCTGGTGCAGATAAGTCAGTTTTTGGGGTTCTGCAAAAGGTTAACCAGGGGTTACAGGCAAAAGTTCCAGAAGCCCGGGCAATTGCAGTCAACGCACCGCCAGTAGACGGATTAGGTTCTACAGGTGGGTTTGAGCTATACATCCAAAATAAAGCTGCCCTGCCTATGGAAGCGCTGATCGACAATACTCAAAAGGCGATCGCCGCAGCCCAGAAACGACCAGAATTGGCGGGAGTGTTTACTCAATTTACCTTCGGTACGCCAATGATGCAAATTTCCATCGATCGCAGCCAAGCCAAGGCGCAGAACATCGAAATTAACGACATTTTCAATACCTTACAGACATATTTAGGCGCGCGATACATTAATCAATACGTTCTTGGCGGGCGGCTGTATCGAGTTTATGCCCAGGCGGAAGGAACGGTGCGCTCTAATCCCGAGGATATAAGCCGTTTGTACGTACGCTCTCAAGATAACAACCTAGTCCGATTGAGCAATGTCGTAAACTTGACAAGATTGAACTATCCGCCGATTGTGAGCCATTACAACGCCTATCCTGCGATCAAAATTCAAGGCGCAGCAGCACCAGGCTACAGTACGGGACAAGCCATGCAAGCGATGGAAGAGGTTGCTCAAGAAGTGTTGCAACCGGGATTTGGCTACGCCTGGACGGGAACTGCTTTTCAAGAAAAATCCTCTGGGGGTGCTGCACCGATTATTTTTGGTTTAGCTTTTGTGATGGTTTTTCTGGTGCTAGCCGCTCAGTATGAAAGTTACGTCGATCCCACCATCATCATGATTACAGTACCCTTGGCGATCTTGGGTGCTATTGGTGCAGTTGTCTTACGGGCAAATATTTTCCAAGCTGGTGGAGTTTGGCCAGTCGTTAACAATAATATTTATGCCCAGGTAGCTTTGGTAATGTTGATTGGTTTGGCGAGTAAGAACGCAATTCTGATTGTAGAATTTGCCAACCAGTCGTTAGAGACAGGTATGGACATTACCCAGGCAGCAGTTCGAGCTGCTAAAGAACGCTTGCGACCGATTCTGATGACTGCTTTTGCTGGTCTTGTCGGTTTCTGGCCCTTGGTAATTGCTAAAGGAGCTGGAGCAATGAGTCGTTGGTCTTTAGGGACAGCGCTTTTTGGTGGCTACCTCATTTCGACAATCTTGAGCTTGTTTTTAGTACCAGTTCTGTACGTCACAATCAAGAAACTAGAGGAGCGTTTCTTAAAACCAGGTAAATCAGGTACACCTAGCGAGTCAGAACAATTTCCACAACCGCCGATTCAAGACGAGCGGGAACAAGCTCTGCCCAATTTTCAAGCTTCTTCTCAACACGAATGA
- a CDS encoding GUN4 domain-containing protein has product MSTTYESEVIARLAVMEEQLQQFNQLLSCLSERVTQSEDDLRLVADIHKYKKLRDLLAAGNLQEADWETIRVILAITGQRELESITPEDVKQFPCNELHVIDSLWTTYSKGRFGFSVQMQIYQNVGGSLNTTIAQDNTVIERFGDRIGWRVDGKWQKCDRLDYTLAAPIGCHPSRWWNSPFGSKMTNYFFNRLLTCNL; this is encoded by the coding sequence ATGTCTACTACATATGAGTCTGAAGTCATTGCTCGTTTAGCCGTAATGGAAGAGCAATTACAGCAATTCAATCAACTTTTATCTTGCCTTAGCGAACGAGTTACTCAGTCAGAGGATGATTTGCGACTAGTTGCAGATATCCACAAATACAAAAAGCTACGAGATTTATTAGCAGCAGGGAATTTACAAGAAGCGGACTGGGAAACTATTCGGGTCATTCTGGCGATAACAGGGCAGCGAGAACTGGAATCGATTACTCCTGAAGACGTGAAGCAATTTCCCTGCAACGAACTGCACGTAATTGATAGCCTCTGGACAACTTATAGCAAGGGTCGCTTTGGCTTCAGCGTGCAGATGCAGATTTATCAAAACGTAGGTGGTTCTCTTAATACCACTATTGCTCAGGATAATACTGTTATCGAACGCTTCGGCGATCGCATAGGCTGGCGCGTCGATGGCAAATGGCAAAAATGCGATCGCCTCGATTACACTCTTGCTGCACCAATAGGTTGTCACCCCTCTCGGTGGTGGAATTCGCCCTTTGGTTCAAAAATGACAAACTATTTCTTTAATCGCCTACTCACATGCAATCTCTAG
- a CDS encoding carbonic anhydrase — protein sequence MQDMVKGVEKFRINYFCSHQEMFGRLAQGQAPQVLFITCSDSRIDPNLITQTQPGELFVIRNVGNIVPPFGTANFTEAAAIEYAIQALGIKDIIICGHSHCGAMKGLLQLGSLAQEMPLVYEWLHHYAAATRRLVQDNYQEYEGEELLSLTVKENVLTQIENLETYPVIRSRLRSGQLFLHAWVYEIETGNVIAYNANLGQFVPIKDPLPVPDPIAAGTILLS from the coding sequence ATGCAAGATATGGTTAAAGGTGTAGAGAAGTTCCGCATCAATTACTTTTGCTCTCACCAAGAGATGTTTGGACGGCTAGCTCAAGGTCAGGCTCCACAGGTACTCTTTATCACCTGCTCTGACTCTCGAATCGATCCAAATCTGATTACTCAAACTCAACCAGGCGAACTGTTTGTCATTCGTAATGTTGGTAATATTGTTCCGCCTTTTGGTACTGCGAATTTTACTGAAGCCGCAGCAATTGAATATGCAATTCAAGCGTTAGGAATAAAAGACATTATTATCTGCGGTCATTCCCATTGCGGCGCTATGAAGGGATTATTGCAATTAGGTAGCCTCGCTCAAGAGATGCCTTTGGTTTACGAATGGTTACACCATTATGCAGCAGCCACTCGTCGCCTAGTTCAGGATAACTATCAAGAATATGAAGGCGAGGAACTTTTAAGTCTTACCGTTAAAGAAAACGTTTTGACGCAGATAGAAAACTTAGAAACTTACCCAGTCATTCGCTCTCGACTGCGATCGGGACAACTCTTTCTTCATGCTTGGGTTTATGAGATTGAGACTGGAAATGTCATTGCCTACAATGCCAACTTAGGTCAATTTGTACCGATTAAAGATCCGCTACCTGTACCTGACCCCATAGCTGCTGGCACAATACTACTCAGTTAA
- a CDS encoding helix-turn-helix domain-containing protein, protein MNSNRLLESQEFHTVDIDSLIENARMVGFQKFLLQSHPLLSKVFEFIEARYCDSISLREVAEAVGRSPAYLTDLVRRETGKTVLSWIVERRMAEARCLLLETGQSVEQIAEAVGYFDRRHFSRLFLRFHGLTPQAWRRKYQSRSVPLLQVDLKEEKPSNLIEQRAKTITAVEAQRLQVCIQEIVEILYQNITIGQENLNEAFL, encoded by the coding sequence ATGAACTCTAATCGCTTACTTGAGAGCCAAGAATTCCACACTGTCGATATAGACTCGCTGATTGAAAATGCTAGAATGGTGGGATTTCAAAAGTTCTTGCTTCAGTCTCATCCTCTTTTGAGTAAAGTTTTTGAATTCATCGAAGCACGCTATTGCGATTCAATTAGTCTGCGAGAGGTGGCTGAAGCGGTTGGTCGTTCTCCAGCGTACTTGACTGACCTTGTGCGGCGGGAAACTGGAAAAACTGTGCTGAGCTGGATTGTGGAACGCCGCATGGCAGAAGCACGTTGTCTATTACTTGAAACTGGTCAGTCAGTAGAGCAGATTGCTGAAGCAGTAGGTTATTTTGATAGACGGCATTTCAGTCGCTTGTTTCTCCGGTTCCACGGATTGACTCCACAAGCTTGGCGGAGAAAATATCAAAGTAGGAGCGTTCCACTTTTGCAAGTAGACCTGAAAGAGGAAAAGCCAAGCAATCTGATTGAGCAAAGAGCCAAAACTATAACTGCTGTAGAAGCTCAAAGACTACAGGTTTGTATACAAGAGATTGTTGAGATTCTGTATCAAAACATAACAATTGGTCAAGAGAACTTGAATGAGGCATTTCTGTAG
- a CDS encoding NAD(P)/FAD-dependent oxidoreductase, whose amino-acid sequence MSQSTLRTAIVGSGFTGLFTALYLSHLGYTGQIILIDRSERFVFKPLLFEFLNGQMDANQVWPQYEELLQGSGVTFVQDTVEHIDLAGRKIELASGLHYTYTNLVLAVGSTVGYFGTPGAEEYSFPFRSGLDVLALRQHLRQSLQRASQIEDFQLRQKLLTIAVIGAGPTGVELANTLADFLPNWYAKLGGNPQEIRLVLMNRSQNILSGDVNACLRETAYTALQKHVIPVELLTGAAVTALDSGKVEYTRDRQPAVLEAETMIWTAGTAINPLVKKLPISDEQRDKQGRPFVTPALNLVGYPEVFAGGDCVTLLKPEPALAQVAYQQAKAIARNLVAVSVGEKPKASRIFLRGTLMKLGTQEAAAEIFNKHEVKGRIGHAIRQLTYLEMLPTPVHNLKVTTEWLSEEVFHHAKNLV is encoded by the coding sequence ATGAGCCAATCAACGCTGCGAACTGCGATCGTGGGTAGTGGTTTTACTGGATTGTTTACTGCCCTTTACCTGAGTCATCTAGGCTATACGGGTCAGATAATTTTGATCGATCGCTCCGAGCGTTTTGTTTTTAAGCCCTTGCTATTTGAATTTCTCAACGGACAGATGGATGCAAACCAGGTTTGGCCCCAATATGAGGAACTACTTCAAGGAAGTGGCGTGACGTTCGTGCAGGACACCGTTGAGCATATAGACTTAGCCGGACGCAAGATCGAACTGGCTTCTGGCTTGCATTATACCTACACTAATCTCGTGCTTGCTGTAGGAAGCACAGTAGGATACTTTGGAACTCCGGGAGCTGAAGAGTACTCTTTCCCGTTTCGCAGCGGGCTGGATGTCCTCGCCCTACGTCAGCATTTACGCCAATCTCTACAACGCGCTAGCCAAATTGAAGATTTCCAGTTGCGCCAGAAATTACTAACAATTGCTGTTATCGGTGCAGGTCCAACGGGTGTTGAATTGGCAAACACGCTGGCAGATTTTTTGCCTAACTGGTATGCCAAGTTAGGTGGCAATCCTCAGGAAATCCGGCTAGTGTTGATGAATCGCAGTCAAAATATTCTCTCTGGTGATGTGAACGCTTGTTTGCGCGAGACTGCTTATACTGCTCTACAGAAGCATGTCATTCCCGTTGAACTATTGACTGGAGCTGCTGTCACTGCTCTAGATTCAGGTAAAGTGGAGTATACTCGCGATCGACAACCTGCCGTGCTTGAAGCTGAAACGATGATTTGGACGGCAGGTACAGCCATCAATCCGCTAGTCAAAAAATTGCCTATCTCCGACGAGCAGCGCGACAAACAAGGTCGTCCCTTCGTCACGCCAGCCCTTAACCTAGTCGGCTATCCAGAAGTTTTTGCTGGAGGTGACTGCGTGACGCTGCTCAAGCCCGAGCCAGCTCTAGCGCAGGTTGCCTATCAGCAGGCAAAGGCGATCGCCCGTAACCTAGTTGCTGTTTCAGTAGGTGAGAAACCCAAGGCTAGTCGCATATTCTTGCGCGGAACGTTGATGAAACTGGGTACGCAAGAGGCTGCTGCTGAAATATTTAACAAGCACGAAGTTAAAGGCAGAATAGGTCATGCAATCCGTCAACTAACTTATCTGGAGATGCTGCCTACACCAGTTCACAATTTAAAAGTTACTACTGAATGGCTCAGCGAAGAAGTATTTCATCACGCTAAAAATTTGGTTTGA
- a CDS encoding bestrophin family protein yields the protein MNFIKPNNALEQCKRLLNKARNTFKGKHHLYTGETLNWFQVILRLERTVIPVIFPWVLFCSGYGFFISLIHHFDTEIVFPEKNGVITNAILSFNVGLTLLLVFRTNTAHDRFWEARKLWGRLVNTVRNLAQGIYIVVKDKSHQERVEKEAILKLLVAFPIAMKLHLRAEPVDKQLASLMSENQYFQLKSVRHSPLQIVFWIRGYLQHQYECNCLNIYQLTALHALLDELINILGGCERILKTPLPLIYSIKFRLLVLIYCLILPLELVKNLTWWTGLIMAFVSFTLLSIEQIGSEIEEPFGYDANDLPLDVICNTMRQNVEELIAVAPSSSCSWRD from the coding sequence ATGAACTTTATCAAGCCTAATAATGCCCTAGAGCAGTGCAAACGTTTGCTCAATAAGGCAAGAAATACATTTAAAGGAAAACATCACCTTTACACTGGTGAAACGCTAAATTGGTTTCAAGTTATTTTACGGCTTGAAAGAACAGTTATTCCAGTGATTTTTCCTTGGGTACTTTTTTGTAGTGGATATGGTTTTTTTATATCATTAATTCACCATTTTGACACAGAAATAGTGTTTCCAGAAAAAAATGGTGTCATTACTAATGCCATTTTAAGTTTCAACGTAGGTCTAACTTTATTGTTAGTTTTTCGCACGAATACAGCTCACGATCGCTTTTGGGAAGCCCGCAAACTTTGGGGAAGGTTAGTCAATACAGTTCGGAATTTAGCTCAGGGAATTTACATTGTAGTTAAAGATAAGTCACATCAAGAAAGAGTAGAAAAAGAGGCAATACTCAAGCTGTTAGTGGCTTTTCCAATTGCTATGAAATTACATCTAAGAGCAGAACCAGTGGATAAGCAGCTAGCTTCATTGATGTCAGAAAACCAGTATTTTCAACTCAAATCCGTCCGTCATTCTCCACTACAAATCGTCTTTTGGATTAGGGGTTATCTGCAACATCAATACGAATGTAATTGTTTGAATATCTATCAACTAACTGCCTTGCACGCTCTGCTAGATGAGTTAATCAATATCTTGGGAGGCTGCGAGCGCATTTTGAAAACACCACTACCTTTAATCTATTCCATTAAATTTAGGCTACTGGTATTAATCTATTGCTTAATACTGCCGCTGGAATTAGTGAAAAACTTGACTTGGTGGACTGGTTTAATTATGGCTTTTGTAAGTTTCACCTTGTTAAGTATCGAACAAATTGGCTCGGAGATCGAAGAGCCTTTTGGATACGATGCCAACGATCTACCCCTAGATGTTATTTGCAACACTATGCGACAAAATGTTGAAGAGTTAATCGCAGTTGCTCCCAGCAGCAGTTGTTCTTGGCGAGACTAG
- a CDS encoding GMC oxidoreductase, whose product MVHKLYKNDESVEALVIGSGFGGAVAALRLGQAGIDTVVLERGRRWSITPAQNTFATPHNPDGRAAWLSPATIFGQPIDVHTGVMETLVEDGIIVLNGAGVGGGSLVYNSIIYQPILELFQKVFPSSISYDELAEIYYPRVHSILQPSPIPSDVLNTTYYDTTRLFLQHATQAGFRNHLLDLAVDWDIVREEINGTKVQSTIIGDHWWGINSGAKKSLDRNYLFQAEKTGFVEIFPLHVAVEIAEDPETGYQVSCNQINESGEVVEQKSFRCRYLFLAAGSMGTSKLLVKAKAKGSLPKLNDYVGKFWGSNGDTIATRSNLPPVSGKGGPAGAVLENFDDLDRPIVLINLENWASPEGTQQCLGLGLPSQSGTFTYDASTDSVKLHYPRETQLMADTEKTYKTLDSKNAISTKTPMTEMRFYTPTTTNRPTSETDSETDVVITAHPLGGAVLGKACDDYGQVSGYRGLYVVDGALIPGSTACTNPAYTIAALAERCMDRIIADIHYTTSF is encoded by the coding sequence ATGGTTCATAAACTATATAAAAATGATGAGTCTGTAGAAGCTCTTGTGATCGGTAGTGGTTTTGGTGGAGCCGTTGCAGCTTTACGCTTAGGACAAGCAGGGATCGATACAGTCGTGCTAGAGCGAGGTCGTCGTTGGTCGATTACACCTGCCCAAAATACTTTTGCTACTCCCCATAATCCTGATGGACGAGCCGCTTGGCTGAGTCCAGCAACTATCTTTGGACAGCCGATCGATGTCCATACAGGTGTGATGGAAACCCTAGTTGAAGATGGAATTATTGTTTTGAATGGGGCTGGGGTTGGAGGCGGGTCATTAGTTTACAACAGTATTATTTATCAACCGATTCTCGAATTGTTTCAAAAGGTTTTTCCTAGTTCGATTAGCTATGATGAATTGGCTGAAATTTATTATCCTCGCGTCCATTCGATTTTACAGCCTTCGCCAATTCCTTCAGATGTTTTAAATACTACTTATTACGATACAACGCGGTTATTTCTTCAACACGCTACTCAGGCAGGTTTCCGCAATCATCTACTAGACTTAGCTGTTGATTGGGATATAGTTCGTGAAGAAATCAACGGGACAAAAGTACAGTCTACGATTATCGGAGACCATTGGTGGGGTATCAATAGCGGCGCTAAAAAGAGCTTGGATCGCAATTACTTATTCCAAGCAGAGAAAACTGGTTTCGTAGAAATATTTCCTCTACATGTAGCAGTCGAGATTGCTGAAGATCCTGAAACTGGCTACCAAGTTTCATGCAATCAGATAAATGAATCAGGAGAGGTTGTCGAACAAAAATCTTTTCGCTGTCGCTATTTATTTTTAGCAGCTGGGTCTATGGGGACTTCTAAACTTTTGGTCAAAGCTAAAGCAAAAGGTTCGTTACCTAAATTAAATGACTACGTTGGTAAATTTTGGGGTTCTAATGGCGACACCATTGCTACTCGTTCAAATTTACCACCTGTATCTGGTAAAGGGGGACCTGCGGGTGCAGTGCTGGAAAACTTCGATGACCTCGATCGCCCAATAGTACTGATAAATCTTGAAAATTGGGCTAGTCCTGAAGGAACGCAACAATGTCTTGGTTTGGGTCTACCCTCACAAAGCGGAACCTTCACGTATGATGCATCCACAGATTCTGTCAAGTTACACTATCCCCGAGAAACTCAACTCATGGCAGACACAGAAAAAACCTACAAAACCCTTGACAGTAAAAATGCCATTTCTACCAAAACGCCCATGACGGAAATGAGATTTTATACTCCCACGACTACAAACCGACCCACTTCTGAAACTGATTCTGAAACCGACGTTGTTATCACTGCCCATCCACTGGGAGGCGCAGTTTTAGGAAAAGCGTGTGATGACTACGGGCAAGTCTCTGGTTATCGAGGACTTTATGTCGTCGATGGGGCGCTGATTCCTGGCTCTACAGCATGTACAAATCCCGCATACACGATCGCAGCTTTAGCAGAACGCTGTATGGATCGAATCATTGCAGATATTCACTATACCACTAGTTTTTAA
- a CDS encoding YdhR family protein — MAKIIQIDFKRDRSQKKTASSKTVMLDFTLALAQVPGLIQKIWMINNETTSKAGGIYLFEDEASVFDYFNGPIFNRIVSDPNFEEIVVKSFDLNEKHGFLAEGSVTDLLRCLSGFKSNSFKTSESILFQ, encoded by the coding sequence ATGGCAAAAATTATCCAAATCGACTTCAAGCGCGATCGCTCGCAGAAGAAAACAGCTAGTAGTAAAACAGTTATGCTAGATTTTACCCTAGCGCTTGCTCAAGTTCCGGGGCTAATCCAGAAAATTTGGATGATTAACAATGAAACTACTTCAAAAGCAGGGGGTATTTACCTGTTTGAGGATGAAGCGAGTGTTTTTGATTATTTTAACGGACCAATATTTAATCGGATTGTCAGCGATCCAAACTTTGAAGAGATTGTCGTTAAATCATTCGACCTTAATGAAAAGCATGGTTTTCTAGCCGAAGGATCTGTTACCGATCTACTCAGATGTTTAAGCGGTTTCAAGTCAAATAGTTTTAAAACTAGTGAAAGTATTTTGTTTCAATAG
- a CDS encoding efflux RND transporter periplasmic adaptor subunit, whose amino-acid sequence MLKSNALLTAKLIGVALIASTFTSGCKSSTLPATASKSPAAIPVKLQTLKSSLVQDNSEFVGTLEAVKRVVLQPEIEGRIVKIHVSNGDRVEKGMPIVQLRSDRTQAEYASAIAKVNSARAVSITALAQLKAAEANKIKAASEVELQEIQYQRAERLVKEGVQARQQLDIAHRDLNTAIAALHAAEEDVEAAKSSSNQMKTEIKQAQAEANAANVSLQYKQVLAPIAGEVGDFPVKVGDYVNIGQTLTNITQNDSVDLRLSVPIEHSSQLKLGLPVESIDPNTNKRIATGSISFINPQVNTGDQAILAKARFSNQNGQLRDGEFVKARVIWSQSPGVLIPTDAVFTIGDQSFVYSVEQQGSKTVVRQKPVQLGNIKGQKYQVLNGVKPGEKIAITEILNLRDNAPVQPIASES is encoded by the coding sequence ATGTTGAAATCCAACGCTTTACTGACAGCAAAACTAATAGGTGTAGCCCTTATAGCTTCCACCTTCACTAGTGGCTGTAAATCGAGTACGCTTCCTGCTACAGCAAGCAAATCCCCTGCTGCTATTCCTGTTAAGTTGCAAACACTCAAATCTAGTTTGGTTCAAGATAATTCTGAATTTGTCGGCACGTTAGAAGCTGTCAAGAGAGTAGTCCTACAACCAGAAATTGAGGGTCGGATTGTCAAAATTCACGTCTCCAATGGAGATCGAGTGGAAAAGGGAATGCCAATTGTACAACTGCGCTCCGATCGCACTCAAGCCGAATATGCCAGTGCTATTGCTAAGGTCAACTCTGCGAGAGCAGTCAGCATCACTGCTTTAGCGCAACTAAAAGCAGCAGAAGCTAACAAAATTAAAGCTGCATCGGAAGTAGAACTTCAGGAAATACAGTATCAGCGAGCCGAGCGACTAGTCAAAGAAGGGGTACAAGCTAGGCAGCAATTAGATATTGCGCATAGAGATTTGAATACAGCCATTGCAGCCCTCCACGCTGCTGAAGAAGATGTAGAAGCTGCCAAATCCAGCTCTAATCAAATGAAGACTGAGATTAAGCAAGCGCAAGCAGAAGCAAATGCTGCCAATGTCTCTCTTCAGTACAAACAAGTGCTAGCACCGATCGCAGGTGAAGTGGGAGATTTTCCTGTCAAGGTGGGAGACTACGTTAATATCGGTCAAACCCTGACCAACATCACCCAGAACGATTCGGTAGACCTGCGGCTCTCGGTTCCGATCGAACACTCATCTCAACTCAAATTAGGGTTGCCTGTAGAATCGATCGACCCCAACACAAATAAGCGCATAGCCACAGGCAGTATTTCTTTTATTAATCCTCAAGTCAACACTGGGGATCAAGCAATCTTAGCTAAAGCTCGCTTTTCTAATCAAAATGGGCAATTACGTGATGGCGAATTTGTCAAAGCAAGAGTGATTTGGAGCCAAAGCCCTGGAGTCTTAATTCCTACAGATGCCGTATTTACCATCGGCGACCAAAGCTTTGTTTATAGCGTCGAGCAACAAGGGAGCAAAACAGTCGTGCGGCAAAAGCCCGTACAGTTGGGAAATATTAAAGGTCAGAAATACCAGGTACTCAATGGAGTTAAGCCAGGAGAAAAGATTGCTATCACGGAAATTTTGAACTTAAGAGATAATGCCCCCGTGCAGCCGATAGCGTCTGAATCCTAA